A segment of the Panacibacter ginsenosidivorans genome:
TATGGGCCGAATATTCATGATCCGCGTAGTGGCGAGATATTAGAAAGTCATATTGGATGGTACCATAATGTAATGCAATTATTGCACGACTGGTATTTTATACAAACGGCAGCAGTTGATCCAAAGGCAAGGAAGATGAAATTTGACGATTCATTGATGGGACAATTGGTTCGCTTTGTTTCCTCACATGAAGTGGGACATACGTTGGGACTACGTCATAATATGGGAAGCAGCAGTAAAACCCCCGTAGAGCTACTGCGTAATAAAGCCTGGGTAGAAGCGCACGGCCATACAGCGTCAATTATGGATTATGCACGTTTTAACTATGTTGCACAACCCGAAGACGGTATTTCAGAAAAAGGTTTATTTCCACGCATAGGAGACTATGACATGTGGGCCATCAAATGGGGTTACACATTAACAAATACAAAAGATGAAGATGCAGATGAAAAGATAACCAACAAATGGATCTTAGATAGTCTTAGTGCAAACCCGCGCTTGTGGTTTGGTACAGAAATAAATCCATACGATCCACGCTCCCAAACAGAAGACCTGGGTGATAACGCCATGAAGGCAAGTGAATATGGCATTAAGAATTTAAAACGTATTATTACTAATTTACCCACATGGACCAAAGAAGAGGCCGATAAATATGACAACCTTGATGAAATGTATAGTCAGGTAGTTATTCAGTTCAACAGGTATATGAATCATGTTACAAAAAATGTTGGCGGCATTTATGAAACACCCAAAAGTGTTGAACAGAATGGAGACGTTTATGAGCCAACTCCAAAAGCATTACAAAAAGATGCCGTAAATTTTTTACAGAAACAATTATTTGAGACACCCACATGGCTGCTCGATAAAAATATTCTTAACAAAATCAGCAATCCAACGTCCACTGAAATGGTGGGCAACGTGCAAATAAATGTATTAAACAGCTTATTAAGGCCATCACGCTTAAATATTATGGCCATTAGCAGTAATCGTTTTGGTACTAACAATACTTACCAGGTTGATGAAATGCTTACTGATGTTAAGAAAGGTCTATGGACCGAGCTAGTGTCAAAGAAACCAATCGATAACATGCGTCGCAATTTGCAAAAGGCTTATGCAGAAGCACTCATAAGTATTTTAAATCCCGCTCCTGTGCAAGCTATCAGCGGTTTACCGCCTGCATTTGTTGCACTGCTTAGCACAAACGTAAAGAATACAGATGTTCCTTCTATTGTAAGAGCACATCTTGTTTCATTAAGAAGCGATATTCTTGCTGCCATTCCCGGCACAACAGATAAATTAAGTAAGTATCATTTACAGGATGTTGCAGAAAGAATAAAAAGAGCGCTGGATCCGAAGTAATAAAATTGATTACAAATAATAAAAAAAAGTCCTGCAACATTGCGGGACTTTTACTTTATCTGGATGGGTTAGTAAAAAACATTTTATGAGCCTGTCTTAAGAACAATTATCAGGCTTACGTTGCGTCGCACTTTTGTACTGTATATCTTTATTATTGAAATATAATAGTTCACCAATAAGCTTTGCATAATTTTTAGCTAAGCTCCAAAAAAGAACGTTGTACTATTTCACAATCATTAAACCGTGTTCCTCAGCTTTATGATCAGCTGTTGTATCCGTAATTGATTTTGAAGTAACTTGAAAAACAATATCTTCCTTTATCAGGTACAATATTTCTTCATCATCAATGGCTTCAATCATTTCAATAAGCTTCTTTTTGAGTTCAATGGTTTCCATAAATAGTTATTCGGGTTTAAAAGTATAAAAGAAATTTATGCTAACGCTTGTTATAAACACTCATACCTTTAACTTGCCACCACAAAATGAACAATCATTTTAATCATAACATTCAACTGATTCTGTCTGTAGCGCTCACAGCTTCTACATCAACAACTATTACAACCCTGTAAAGGGTTGTACATTGCCATATCATCCCCTGTTCCACAACGGAAGCTTTCAAAAGAATATCTTTAGCACTCAAAGAGTGTGGATACATAAACGAAAAATTACATACTTTATTTTAAAGACGCCAATTTTACAAAAGATGAAGTGCTTGCGACGCAACAGGGATGCTATAAAAAACAAAAGCTGGTATTAACCAAAACAAACATAAAAATCACATCTTAAGAAAGTTATATGAAGGTTTTAAAGTTCGGAGGTTCCTCAGTTGCCAATGCAGAGAATATACAAAAAGTGTTAGCCATTATAAAAGCAGCCAGTGATCCACAAATAGTGGTAGTATCGGCATTAGGCGGAGTAACAGATTTGCTGATAAAAGCAGGAACATTAGCAGAACAAAGCAATGAAGCTTACAAAGACGTATTGCAAAAATTGGAAACAAAACATTTGGATACGGCAAGAGCATTACTTCCTGTAACACACCAGAGTAGTTGCTTAAGTATGATAAAACAACACTTTAATGAACTGGACGAAATTTGTAACAGTGTTTTTTATTTGAAGGAATTATCGCTGCGCACAAAAGATAGGGTTATAAGTTTTGGTGAATTACTTTCATCAAAAATCATTTCAGCATTCATGTTATCGCAAGGCTTAGAACATGATTGGCTTGATTCAAGAAAACTGATAAAGACCAATAGCAACTATGGTTTTGCTGCAGTAAACTTTAGTGTTACTAATGATAAGATCGCTTACACAGTTACTTCATCGCATAAAAATTTATTCTTAGCACCGGGTTTTATTTCAAGTGATGATCATGGGAATACAACAACGCTTGGTCGTGGTGGATCTGATTATACTGCTGCAATTTTTGCGGCTGCGGTTAATGCTTCGTCACTAGAAATATGGACAGACGTAACCGGCATGATGACTGCAGATCCACGCTGGGTACTTAATGCAAAGACCATTACACATACTTCATACCAGGAAGCAATGGAGCTTTCTCATTTCGGTGCAAAAGTTATCTACCCTCCTACTATTCAACCTGTGATGCAGAAGAATATTCCAACATGGGTTAAGAACACTTTTGCGCCAAATGAAGCCGGGACCGTAATTACTGGCGCATCTGATCAGCAAGGCGAAATAATTACCGGTATTTCCAGTATTAATTCCATAGCATTATTAAGTTTGGAAGGAAGTGGTATGGTTGGTATTCCAGGCTTCTCCAAACGATTATTTGAAGCATTGGCAAGTGAGAAAGTAAATGTGATTTTGATTACACAAAGTTCATCGGAACATTCTATTTGTGTTGCCGTAAATACAAACGATGCAAATAAAGCTAAACTGGCTGTTGACACAACTTTTGAAATTGAAATAACACAGGGGAGATTAGAGCCATTGAAGATCGAGACAGACCTTTCAATCATTGCATTAGTTGGTGATAAGATGCGTCATCATACCGGCATTGCAGGTAGAATGTTTAGTGCACTTGGAAGAAATGCAGTAAACATAAGAGCTATTGCGCAAGGTTCTTCTGAAAGAAATATTTCTGCAGTTATCTCCAGTGATGACGTAAAAAAAGCAGTAAATGTTTTACATGAAGCTTTCTTTGAAACAACATACAAGCAGCTCAACGTTTTTATTGTTGGTGCAGGAAATGTTGGCAGTAAATTATTGGATCAATTAAAGCAACAACAGCAATTCTTATTAGAGCATTTGAATTTACAAGTGCGCATAACAGGTATTGCAAATAGTCGCAAAATGTTGTTTGTAGACAATGGCAATGAGATCAATCTTAATATATGGAAAGAAGAATTGGAGAAAGCGGAAGTAATGAATTTAAATGCTTTTGTAGAAACGGTTATTCAAAAGAATTTACGCAATTCGGTTTTTGTAGATATAACTGCAAATCCTGATGTGGCAGCGGTGTACAACAAGCTTTTAGAAAAAGTTGTTTCTGTTGTTGCATGTAACAAGATAGCAGCTTCCTCTTCTTATGAAAGTTATAGCAAACTAAAATCACTCGCCAAAGAATACAATGCACTCTTCTTATTCGAAACAAATGTTGGTGCAGGTTTACCTGTCATCGGCACACTTAACGATCTAAGAAGAAGTGGTGATAAAGTAAATAAAATACAAGCAGTTCTTTCGGGCACACTAAACTTTGTATTCAATAATTATGATGGTACCAAACCATTTACCGAAGTAGTTCGTCAGGCACAGGCAGAAGGTTATACAGAACCAGATCCGCGTCTTGATCTTGGTGGTACAGATGTTATGCGCAAGATCATGATCCTTGCACGTGAAGCAGGCGAACAAATTGAAATGGATGACATTACCAATAATTACTTCTTACCAGCCAGTTGCTTTGAAGGAAGCGTTGAAGATTTCTACACAGAAATGGGCAAACAGGAAGCTCATTTTAAAGCTTTGTATGATGAAGCTGCTGCAAAAAATTGTAAACTTAAATTTGTCGCACAATATGAGAATGGTAAAGCTTCGGTTGGGTTGCAACACATACCTTCAAACAGCGACTTCTATCATTTGTATGGCAAAGACAACATCGTGTTATTCTACACACAACGTTATCCTGAACAACCTCTGGTTGTAAAAGGTGCAGGCGCTGGTGCTGATGTTACAGCAAGCGGTGTATTCGCAGACATCATAAGAGTGGCTAGAGTATAATCAATGAACAACGAATAACAAACAATGAAAAAAGTAAAAGCATTTCCTTGCGGCACGGTTGCCAACATGGTTTGCGGTTTTGATATTTTAGGTTTTGCATTGAATGAACCTTGCGATGAGTTTGAAGTAGAAATAACAGATGAGCCTGGCGTTCATATCATCAACAACGACGACTATAATTTACCAACTGATCCTGAAAAAAATGTAAGCGGTGCAGCCATGCTTGCATTAATGGATGAAACACCTGACGTAAGAGGTTTTATCATCCGCTCTACCAAACTTATCAAACCCGGAAGCGGTATAGGCTCAAGCGCTGCAAGCGCTGCCGGCGTTGTAGTTGCGGCGAATTACTTACTTGGTAACCGGTTCAGCAAATTAGATCTTGTGCGCTTTGCCATGTTCGGCGAAAAGGTTGCAAGTGGTGTAAAACATGCGGATAATATTGCGCCTTGCATCTATGGTGGTGTCACACTTATTCGTGCCATTCATCCATTAGATATTGTAAGCATCGAAGCGCCGCTCTTACATGTTACAGTTGTGCATCCGCAGATTGAAGTGCGCACTTCAGATGCAAGACAAATTCTTAAACAACAAGTGTTGTTAAAAGATGCTATTAAACAATGGGGAAATATTGCGGGACTTGTCGCAGGGCTTCTCAAAAGTGATTACGATCTTATCGGTCGCTCTCTTGAAGATGTTATCATCGAGCCGGTGCGCAGCATTCTCATTCCCGGTTTTGATGAGGTAAAAAAGCGCAGTAAAGATGCCGGCGCTTTAGGCGGTGGCATCAGCGGCAGCGGACCTTCAATTTTCATGCTCAGTAAAGATGCTGCAACGGCGCATGCTGTAGCAAAAGAAATGGAAGATGTGTTTATAAAGATCGGCATCGATTATCACACGCATGTTACAACTATTAATCAGCAAGGTGTAAAACTTGTAAGCGAATAATTTTATGAACCAAACCGTAAATCATTCGTCATCGTTCCTTGCGTCGCACACTTGTACAGCATAATATTTTTCATCATTTACTATTGACTATTCATAATGATTTATTATAGCCTCAATCACCAATCACCAAATGTATCTTTTGCAGAAGCAGCAGTAAAAGGACAGGCACCCGATAAAGGATTATATTTTCCGGAACGCATTCCAACATTATCAAAAGAGTTTATTCAAAACATTAAAAATTACAGTAAGGAAGAAATCGGATTTACTGTAATGAAACCTTATGTTGGTGAAAGCATTCCCGATGATATACTAAAACAAATCGTTGTAGAAACCATCAACTTCGATTTTCCTTTAGTTAAGATCACAGATAATATTTCTTCATTAGAATTATTTCACGGGCCAACACTTGCATTTAAAGATGTTGGTGCAAGATTTATGAGCCGTTGTCTTGGTTATTTCAACCGCAACAGTCAGCAACATACAACAGTACTCGTTGCTACCAGCGGCGACACAGGGGGCGCAGTTGCAAATGGTTTTCTTGGCGTAGAAGGCGTTGATGTTATCATCCTCTACCCTTCCGGAAAAGTAAGCCCGATACAGGAACTGCAGTTAACAACACTTGGGCAGAACATTACAGCCATCGAAGTACAAGGCAATTTTGATGATTGCCAGGCTATCGTAAAGCAAGCTTTTATTGATGATGATCTTAATAAAAAATTTTCATTAACGTCTGCTAACTCAATAAATGTTGCAAGATGGTTACCTCAACAGTTGTATTATTTCTTTGCATACCAGCAATGGCACCATGAAGAACCTCCGATCATTTGTGTACCCAGCGGCAATTTTGGAAATATTTGTGCAGGCATTGTTGCATACATGAGCGGTTTGCCGGTAAAACATTTTATTGCTGCATGCAATGCCAATGACACTGTTCCTGAATTTTTACAAACAGGGGAATACAAAGCAAAGCAAGCTGTAGCAACCATTTCCAATGCAATGGATGTTGGCAACCCCAGTAACTTTATTCGTATTATGGAATTGTTTGCACAAAAAATTGAAAATTTAAAATCACTATTCAGTAGTGTAAGCATCGACGACGCTGTTACTAAAGCAACTATTAAAGAAGTTTATCAGCAATATCAATATCTCTTAGATCCCCATGGCGCTGTTGCATACAAAGCATTAGACGATTATTTACAATATCATACAAATGATAAAGGTTTTATTCTTGAAACTGCCCATCCGGTAAAATTTCCTGATACAGTAGAAGAAGTTACAGGCGTCACTATAAAAATTCCTGAAAGCGTTCAGCATCTTTTAAGCAAATCTAAAAAGAGTGTTATGTTATCTTCAGGCTTTGAAGCGTTTAAAGATTGGATGATGCAGGCATGATCGTCAGCATGTAACTGTTTATGAAATATATCCTATTTATAACCTTTATCTTACTACATACAACTGCTGCATACACACAATCAATATACGATACATATGCGGAGGCTACTGCTGTCACTGACTCAACTTCAGAATTTTTCAGTACAGTAGATCATCAATTCCATTTAGTAGAAGAACTCAGGTACAAGCAAAAAAATACACAGCAATTAAAAGAAGCCGTTGACTCAATTCCGCGTCTTCTCAATACCTGGAAGAGTATTATTATGAATGTAAAAGACACGCTTGATTTTAACCTGCTTACAATTATTAAATCTGCCGATAAAACATTTTGCATTGTATCCTGGGACACAAGATTAGGAGATTCTAAAATTGATTATGCATCGGTAATTCTTTATAAAATAAAAGACTCAATATACTTACAGCAACAAAAGCAGGAGTTCATAAAATCTAAACCCGAAAATCCTAAAATAAGATACACGGCTATTTATACCATTACAACAAAAGACAGGAAGATATTTCTTGCAAAAGGTTATGGACAAGGCCGTACAACAGAACCATGGCAGGAAATAAAAACATTTTGCATAGAAGACAGTTCATTATCACAGCCGAATATTTTGCCCGGAAAAAAGAACAGAATACTTATTGCAATTAATTCCATTGAATTAAAAGGCATAAAGAAAATTCCGCCACTTTCCTATGATAGCACTGCATTAAAACTTACTGTACCTGTAACTGATAAACACAATATTTTTAACGGCTCTTATACTTCCTATTATTTCAATTCAAAAAAATTTAAAGAGATCAAAGACCTAGAAGTTCGTTATGCATTAGTTCCTTACTAATAAGTAATTCTTATCTTTCATGAGATTAAAGGATTTATTTTTTGCCAAACCGCATTACTACTATCATCGCCTGTTGCGTCGCACTCTTGTACATTCTTACACTAATCGTCAAAAATTACCAGCCTTTTAAAAGCAGGTTTTTTAAAAAACGGTGTAACTTTCAATTCTTCCTATACACGTTAATATATAATGTTATGAACAACCAGCTTATCATAACAAAACCAACTTCAGATGAATATCCTGAATGGTTTGCCGCAGAAATTCAACTGGTATATTACAATGACCTGATAGAAGGTCTGCAGGATTCTCTAAACAAAACACTTACCTTTTTACACCAGTTAACAGAGCAGGATCTTCAATACCGTTATGCGCCTGGTAAATGGAGTATTAAACAAATGTGGCAGCATATTATAGACGTAGAGCGTGTGCTTACTTACCGTGCATTGCGTTTTGCAAGAAAAGACGAAACTGTGCTAACCGCGTTTGATGAAAATAAATATGCAAATGTGAGCAATGCTGATCAAAGAAATTTTAAAGATATCATTCGTGAGTATGCAGTAGTAAGAGATTCCACGCTTGAATTATTCAGAAGCTTTACAGACGCAATGATCTTACACAGGGGCACAGCAGGCAGGTCAAATATGACCGTAAGATCAGTAGGCTATCTCGTGCTTGGTCATGAGATACATCATATAGGTATCATAAGAGAAAGATATTTAAAACGCTGATCGTTGAGTAATGAGCAGAACGTATAAGTGAGTGACACAACAGAAGCTTAATATTTATTCAACTGCCTGTACAAAAACATTATCGCATCAACACTGTTGTTCCTTTAAAAAATAATGCTTTCCCTGAAAGGTCTTTATACTGCAGCATCCAAACATAGACACCCGTTGGTTGTGGGTGGCCGTTAAATGATCCGTCCCATTTTTGTGTCCAGTCTCTTGTTAAATAAATTCTTTGCCCGAATTGATTATACACGCTGAAAGTTAGATCGATAGCTTCATATGCGTTGAGTGGATAGAGGTAATCATTTACACCATCGCCATTTGGCGTAAATGCTGTTGGCACAGCTATATGACAGTTACTGGCTACTTTTAAATATTGTAGAGATGTATCGAAACAGTTCCTGTTGCTTTGCACTATAAGTTGTACAGGAAATAGTTTTTCTCTTTCAACAGTGTAATATGTTTGCGCTGGTGGCACTTGCAAATTACTTGTATGCCCGTTACCAAAACTCCAGAGCCATCCAACAATATTTCCAATACTTGAGTCTTTAAAAACCGCCACTTCACCGGGGCAATAAATAGCGGGTCCGTAAAACCTGGCATCCAGCTCATCATGAGGAAGTGTAATGACCTGTTGTGCAGTGTCAGA
Coding sequences within it:
- a CDS encoding zinc-dependent metalloprotease, with amino-acid sequence MKKFFALLPAVLLCISLYAQKKKEDTPVLPPTVSKTDSTQPKDGLKKFKDIITDKAIVKEGLFNVYKVEDKWYFEIPDSMFNRQIMAVTRFSKVAGGGNVYGGELANEQVISLEKGPNKNVFLRVITTISVADSTNQIYQAVSNSNVNPIAAAFEAKSRGKDSTGLVIDVTNFFNGDNQVISIDPFGKRALNLANLAPERSYIKNINSYPVNIEVKTVKTYNAMPNFGGGGGVVISSGLPGAFAAGAVTFEMNTSFILLPKEPMAKRKFDPRVGYFADNYTVFSDNQQKVQDDIFIVRWRLEPKDQDIEKWKRGELVEPKKPIIYYIDPATPKQWRPYLIQGINDWQKAFEKAGFKNAIMGKEWPENDSTMSLEDARFAVLRYFASDIENAYGPNIHDPRSGEILESHIGWYHNVMQLLHDWYFIQTAAVDPKARKMKFDDSLMGQLVRFVSSHEVGHTLGLRHNMGSSSKTPVELLRNKAWVEAHGHTASIMDYARFNYVAQPEDGISEKGLFPRIGDYDMWAIKWGYTLTNTKDEDADEKITNKWILDSLSANPRLWFGTEINPYDPRSQTEDLGDNAMKASEYGIKNLKRIITNLPTWTKEEADKYDNLDEMYSQVVIQFNRYMNHVTKNVGGIYETPKSVEQNGDVYEPTPKALQKDAVNFLQKQLFETPTWLLDKNILNKISNPTSTEMVGNVQINVLNSLLRPSRLNIMAISSNRFGTNNTYQVDEMLTDVKKGLWTELVSKKPIDNMRRNLQKAYAEALISILNPAPVQAISGLPPAFVALLSTNVKNTDVPSIVRAHLVSLRSDILAAIPGTTDKLSKYHLQDVAERIKRALDPK
- the thrA gene encoding bifunctional aspartate kinase/homoserine dehydrogenase I — its product is MKVLKFGGSSVANAENIQKVLAIIKAASDPQIVVVSALGGVTDLLIKAGTLAEQSNEAYKDVLQKLETKHLDTARALLPVTHQSSCLSMIKQHFNELDEICNSVFYLKELSLRTKDRVISFGELLSSKIISAFMLSQGLEHDWLDSRKLIKTNSNYGFAAVNFSVTNDKIAYTVTSSHKNLFLAPGFISSDDHGNTTTLGRGGSDYTAAIFAAAVNASSLEIWTDVTGMMTADPRWVLNAKTITHTSYQEAMELSHFGAKVIYPPTIQPVMQKNIPTWVKNTFAPNEAGTVITGASDQQGEIITGISSINSIALLSLEGSGMVGIPGFSKRLFEALASEKVNVILITQSSSEHSICVAVNTNDANKAKLAVDTTFEIEITQGRLEPLKIETDLSIIALVGDKMRHHTGIAGRMFSALGRNAVNIRAIAQGSSERNISAVISSDDVKKAVNVLHEAFFETTYKQLNVFIVGAGNVGSKLLDQLKQQQQFLLEHLNLQVRITGIANSRKMLFVDNGNEINLNIWKEELEKAEVMNLNAFVETVIQKNLRNSVFVDITANPDVAAVYNKLLEKVVSVVACNKIAASSSYESYSKLKSLAKEYNALFLFETNVGAGLPVIGTLNDLRRSGDKVNKIQAVLSGTLNFVFNNYDGTKPFTEVVRQAQAEGYTEPDPRLDLGGTDVMRKIMILAREAGEQIEMDDITNNYFLPASCFEGSVEDFYTEMGKQEAHFKALYDEAAAKNCKLKFVAQYENGKASVGLQHIPSNSDFYHLYGKDNIVLFYTQRYPEQPLVVKGAGAGADVTASGVFADIIRVARV
- a CDS encoding homoserine kinase — its product is MKKVKAFPCGTVANMVCGFDILGFALNEPCDEFEVEITDEPGVHIINNDDYNLPTDPEKNVSGAAMLALMDETPDVRGFIIRSTKLIKPGSGIGSSAASAAGVVVAANYLLGNRFSKLDLVRFAMFGEKVASGVKHADNIAPCIYGGVTLIRAIHPLDIVSIEAPLLHVTVVHPQIEVRTSDARQILKQQVLLKDAIKQWGNIAGLVAGLLKSDYDLIGRSLEDVIIEPVRSILIPGFDEVKKRSKDAGALGGGISGSGPSIFMLSKDAATAHAVAKEMEDVFIKIGIDYHTHVTTINQQGVKLVSE
- the thrC gene encoding threonine synthase, with protein sequence MIYYSLNHQSPNVSFAEAAVKGQAPDKGLYFPERIPTLSKEFIQNIKNYSKEEIGFTVMKPYVGESIPDDILKQIVVETINFDFPLVKITDNISSLELFHGPTLAFKDVGARFMSRCLGYFNRNSQQHTTVLVATSGDTGGAVANGFLGVEGVDVIILYPSGKVSPIQELQLTTLGQNITAIEVQGNFDDCQAIVKQAFIDDDLNKKFSLTSANSINVARWLPQQLYYFFAYQQWHHEEPPIICVPSGNFGNICAGIVAYMSGLPVKHFIAACNANDTVPEFLQTGEYKAKQAVATISNAMDVGNPSNFIRIMELFAQKIENLKSLFSSVSIDDAVTKATIKEVYQQYQYLLDPHGAVAYKALDDYLQYHTNDKGFILETAHPVKFPDTVEEVTGVTIKIPESVQHLLSKSKKSVMLSSGFEAFKDWMMQA
- a CDS encoding DinB family protein; its protein translation is MNNQLIITKPTSDEYPEWFAAEIQLVYYNDLIEGLQDSLNKTLTFLHQLTEQDLQYRYAPGKWSIKQMWQHIIDVERVLTYRALRFARKDETVLTAFDENKYANVSNADQRNFKDIIREYAVVRDSTLELFRSFTDAMILHRGTAGRSNMTVRSVGYLVLGHEIHHIGIIRERYLKR